A single window of Montipora capricornis isolate CH-2021 chromosome 14, ASM3666992v2, whole genome shotgun sequence DNA harbors:
- the LOC138031382 gene encoding uncharacterized protein: MADLKPGPKEDVRVRDFITLLRRKFAERRLPQTPQCEGGNMNLVLFGFDTVSPPSKSVEIAEVKKLEGFTTKVVLQGGWLQGIVNGEYDVYDPELTDDMVDSKEVEDLWMAHIDVNPDDIEAIKSYGTVLYTHYTGPKKLIQIVLPVEKEMFDPPYAIPTFQAHRVELVTPSRHRKFYRAVDGTGDALVIEVTNNEKFPIHICVMSYQADGSIVVLYPPKKGATEVLKPGESATEIRRILLHPDTVRRMVEPDFNVERPDGCNDALILYATTEQTVYEPLTQGAVELSPHLSTRGINSPHGWRLASVKEFRDALESQAMERENVRGNLKWLTMKREIRVLYNKDQEPVS, encoded by the exons ATGGCGGATCTAAAGCCAGGCCCCAAGGAAGACGTGCGCGTGCGTGACTTTATCAC TCTCCTCAGACGGAAATTTGCTGAAAGAAGACTTCCACAAACCCCACAGTGCGAGGGTGGCAATATGAACTTGGTGTTATTTGGTTTTGATACAG TTTCGCCACCTTCAAAATCTGTTGAGATTGCAGAAGTAAAAAAGCTGGAAGGATTTACCACCAAAGTTGTTCTCCAAGGTGGCTGGTTACAAGGCATTGTGAATGGAGAATACGATGTGTATGATCCAGAGCTCACAGATGACATGGTTGACTCAAAGGAAGTGGAGGATCTTTGGATGGCACACATAGATGTCAATCCAGATGACATTGAGGCAATCAAGTCCTATGGGACAGTGTTATACACTCATTATACCGGCCCCAAG AAGTTAATCCAAATAGTTCTACCAGTGGAAAAAGAGATGTTTG ACCCCCCTTATGCAATTCCAACCTTCCAAGCCCACAGGGTTGAGCTGGTAACACCCTCACGTCATCGGAAGTTTTACAGAGCTGTGGATGGTACAGGTGATGCACTTGTGATTGAAGTCACTAATAACGAAAAGTTTCCAATCCATATCTGTGTCATGTCATACCAGGCGGACGGCTCCATTGTGGTCTTGTATCCACCAAAAAAG GGAGCCACTGAAGTTCTTAAACCTGGTGAGTCAGCAACAGAGATAAGGCGCATTCTCCTTCACCCTGATACAGTCCGTCGCATGGTGGAGCCAGATTTTAATGTTGAAAGACCTGACGGATGCAATGATGCCTTAATATTGTATGCTACTACAGAGCAGACGGTTTATGAGCCACTGACCCAGGGGGCTGTAGAACTGAGTCCACATCTGAGCACCCGAGGGATTAATAGTCCTCAC GGATGGCGTCTAGCTTCCGTCAAAGAGTTTCGAGATGCTTTGGAATCCCAGGCCATGGAGAGGGAGAATGTGCGTGGAAATCTTAAATGGCTGACCATGAAACGGGAAATTAGAGTGCTCTACAACAAAGACCAAGAACCTGTGTCGTAA